In Asterias rubens chromosome 15, eAstRub1.3, whole genome shotgun sequence, a genomic segment contains:
- the LOC117300377 gene encoding neo-calmodulin-like, translating into MANPRYDAAFALFDADKDGKVSKSEFGAALKKLGRDPTELQLTELMKKVDKDANGFIDKNEFYQMMEAQKGKEKQNVQEAFKKFDRDGNGYISKAELKETMKGLGVTLTDADVVDIIKNVDVDHDGRISFAEFEKMMDSM; encoded by the exons ATGGCAAAC CCAAGATACGACGCAGCTTTTGCCCTGTTTGACGCAGACAAAGACGGCAAGGTTTCAAAGAGTGAGTTTGGAGCGGCTCTGAAGAAGCTTGGTCGAGATCCAACTGAACTTCAACTGACTGAACTAATGAAGAAAGTCGACAAAGATG CAAATGGTTTCATTGATAAGAATGAGTTTTATCAAATGATGGAAGCTCAGAAAGGCAAGGAAAAGCAGAATGTGCAAGAAGCGTTCAAAAAGTTCGACAGAGATGGCAATGGCTACATaag TAAAGCCGAGCTGAAGGAAACGATGAAGGGACTTGGAGTGACTCTAACCGATGCTGATGTAGTAGATATAATCAAGAACGTTGACGTCGACCATGATGGCAGAATCAGCTTTGCTG AATTCGAGAAAATGATGGATAGTATGTAA